The following coding sequences are from one Humulus lupulus chromosome X, drHumLupu1.1, whole genome shotgun sequence window:
- the LOC133805571 gene encoding uncharacterized mitochondrial protein AtMg00240-like, with the protein MEPNLKLSQDEGEVLEDPLVYRRITGKLQYLIIIRPDLSYLVNKLSQFLTVPQLPHLKVAQRLLQYIKTCPGQGLLFPASFAVQMKAYTDSDWAACQDTRRSTSSFCMLLGSFLVS; encoded by the coding sequence ATGGAACCAAATTTAAAACTTAGTCAAGATGAAGGAGAAGTTCTTGAAGACCCTTTGGTTTATAGAAGAATCACAGGAAAGCTACAATACTTAATAATTATTAGACCAGATTTGTCTTATTTAGTGAACAAGCTCAGCCAGTTTCTTACAGTCCCACAGCTTCCTCACTTAAAAGTTGCTCAAAGGTTGCTGCAATATATCAAAACATGTCCTGGACAAGGACTATTATTTCCAGCAAGTTTTGCGGTACAAATGAAAGCTTATACTGATTCTGATTGGGCAGCTTGTCAAGATACAAGGAGGTCTACCTCGAGCTTCTGTATGCTTCTTGGTAGTTTTCTGgtctcttga